A single window of Thalassomonas viridans DNA harbors:
- a CDS encoding MAPEG family protein, translated as MNVSFAITGFYAGLLTLLLLVFSVNVIRMRLKFKVGLGQGSEDQRPLSKAVRIHGNFVEYMPLSLFLMAVYEAGGGNAGLLHVLGAVLVLGRIFHAMGLNKSIGTTRERQIGMLSTFIVMLVLAVENIRLFLV; from the coding sequence ATGAATGTTAGTTTTGCCATCACAGGTTTTTATGCCGGCCTGTTGACCCTGTTACTGCTTGTCTTCTCCGTTAATGTGATCCGTATGCGCTTAAAGTTCAAGGTGGGGCTGGGGCAAGGCAGTGAAGATCAAAGGCCGCTGAGCAAAGCCGTGCGTATCCATGGCAACTTTGTTGAATATATGCCCTTGTCTTTATTCTTAATGGCGGTTTATGAGGCTGGGGGCGGTAATGCCGGTTTATTACACGTGCTGGGAGCGGTGCTGGTGCTTGGCCGTATCTTTCATGCCATGGGACTGAATAAGAGCATAGGCACCACCCGCGAGCGGCAGATAGGCATGCTTTCGACGTTTATCGTGATGCTGGTATTGGCGGTAGAAAATATTCGCCTGTTCCTTGTTTAA
- a CDS encoding DUF6559 family protein — protein sequence MFKYWAIKKYGTKLLPKLRKRYGEQRCYTASQLRATVYQCDFNPQYLPLGYILFLNETELKQVLAQEFPEISVPCYKKELTDFLNSYKYQGFLQVLSH from the coding sequence ATGTTTAAATACTGGGCAATTAAAAAATACGGTACTAAATTATTACCTAAATTACGTAAACGCTACGGCGAGCAGCGCTGCTACACGGCGAGTCAGCTAAGGGCCACCGTATATCAATGCGACTTTAACCCCCAATATCTGCCTTTAGGTTATATCCTGTTCCTCAATGAAACTGAACTGAAACAAGTGCTGGCACAGGAATTTCCGGAAATTTCTGTCCCTTGCTATAAAAAAGAACTGACGGACTTTCTGAACAGCTATAAATACCAGGGCTTCCTGCAGGTATTAAGCCATTAA
- a CDS encoding tetratricopeptide repeat protein, with translation MSKHLAFFLTLASCCYLAPLSFAAPQEVPGALSTQETAIARASDSEKIPLIIDFLYKNVHFMQDKSLAYCRQALAILAKHPNPDYESQIMSYQATANMYLGKTTLATEQITRALALADSQNNDANRILAYKVMGRIQASLFQHQAALATLEKSYDIAVKTDDNRNQAGLLRLMAYEYRNLSLLGKSLEFHLQSKKLYQALGDNKQSAHQLANAGSLYRSIGDLDTALDYLLQALKVMQDLGDAQALAILYNNTARVYQSLGDYNQALVMYQESLTIKEELGYRRGIVLTLLNMGESYRLAGENTEALNKLEKALALAREIKHTVREGVAALHLGKLYREQQDFPHAEGYLTTALDIFTRAENPSRIADVKLAMGKMRTMQGEHRVAIEMLKQSIKIADKASANATVLAAYRELSLNYEQIGEFQLALAANKNYQGLQKEISGQKSQQRIDVLRVSYNLDQKQRQIESLTQKNKISALEITNQIAKRNTYLIALFFSFSLLAFVYYRINTRRQLATERKALQEITVSKERLKLALWGGGNELWDWDLGSHQVTRINHFSDISLPEAYPDNDIAPLKGSVHPDDYPLLALSLEQYLTSHLGFFEACYRLKRKDGSWMWVLDRGKAVEFDLQGNPTRITGTLRDISDLKSHEQALIKLNAELELRVEKRTAALKVANRELQDKIEELKDLQLTLVEVEKIASLARLVSGIAHEINTPLGITITAVSALKELTEAFIGSFHAQKLTRSEMENFISRLQTSCELIENNAARSSALIQTFKQVSVDQSSENAKNFDLQGCIEQAFTGFKSQLAQGEHSYSIACPRSITIFSYPESLIQVMAILIENSLFHGFEKTKGGVIRITLSKNQDRVYIEYQDNGQGIKQEDIDQLFEPFYTTKRNKNFTGLGLHIAYNQVSHRLGGSIFYQMPPPETGAAFTICIPADISRKV, from the coding sequence GTGTCCAAGCACTTAGCGTTTTTCTTAACCCTGGCAAGCTGCTGTTACCTTGCCCCGCTTTCGTTTGCCGCCCCGCAGGAGGTGCCCGGGGCGCTAAGCACACAGGAAACGGCTATCGCCCGGGCGTCCGACAGTGAAAAAATCCCCCTGATCATCGACTTCTTATATAAAAACGTCCATTTTATGCAGGACAAGTCTTTAGCCTACTGCCGGCAGGCATTGGCGATTTTGGCCAAGCACCCCAATCCGGATTATGAAAGCCAGATCATGAGTTATCAGGCAACCGCCAATATGTACCTGGGGAAAACGACGCTGGCCACTGAGCAAATCACCCGGGCCCTGGCCCTGGCCGACAGTCAGAACAACGATGCCAACCGCATCCTCGCCTATAAGGTCATGGGGCGCATCCAGGCGAGCTTATTTCAACACCAGGCAGCACTGGCAACATTGGAAAAATCCTATGATATTGCGGTAAAAACAGACGATAATCGTAACCAGGCAGGTTTATTGCGCCTGATGGCCTATGAATACAGAAACCTGTCGCTATTAGGCAAATCCCTCGAATTCCACCTACAGTCAAAAAAGCTCTACCAGGCACTGGGAGATAACAAGCAAAGCGCCCACCAGCTAGCCAATGCCGGCAGCCTCTACCGTAGTATAGGGGATCTGGACACCGCCCTGGACTACCTGCTGCAAGCCTTGAAAGTTATGCAGGATCTCGGGGATGCACAGGCGCTGGCTATCCTGTATAACAATACCGCCCGCGTATACCAAAGCCTGGGGGATTATAACCAGGCCTTAGTTATGTACCAGGAGTCATTAACCATTAAAGAAGAGCTGGGATACCGAAGGGGCATAGTCCTGACCTTACTCAACATGGGGGAAAGCTATCGCCTGGCAGGAGAAAATACCGAGGCGCTAAACAAGCTGGAAAAAGCCCTGGCATTAGCCAGGGAAATCAAGCACACGGTTAGAGAAGGTGTGGCCGCCCTGCACCTGGGTAAACTCTACCGGGAACAGCAGGATTTCCCCCATGCAGAAGGCTACCTTACAACTGCGCTCGATATCTTCACCCGGGCAGAAAACCCAAGCCGCATTGCCGACGTCAAACTTGCCATGGGGAAAATGAGAACGATGCAGGGAGAGCATAGGGTAGCCATCGAGATGTTGAAACAAAGCATTAAGATCGCAGATAAGGCCAGCGCCAATGCAACCGTGCTGGCCGCTTACCGGGAACTTTCCCTCAATTACGAACAGATAGGTGAATTTCAGCTGGCATTGGCGGCCAACAAGAATTACCAGGGGCTGCAAAAAGAAATATCCGGGCAGAAAAGCCAGCAACGTATAGATGTGCTTAGGGTCAGCTATAATCTGGACCAAAAACAGCGCCAGATAGAATCCCTGACACAAAAAAACAAGATTTCCGCACTGGAAATTACCAATCAAATCGCCAAGAGAAATACCTACCTGATCGCCTTATTTTTCAGCTTTAGCCTGCTGGCCTTTGTTTATTACCGCATCAATACCAGAAGGCAACTTGCTACCGAACGTAAGGCGCTGCAAGAAATCACTGTCAGCAAGGAGAGATTAAAACTTGCCCTGTGGGGCGGCGGCAATGAATTGTGGGACTGGGACCTGGGCAGTCACCAGGTAACCAGAATCAACCACTTCAGTGATATCAGCCTACCCGAGGCATACCCGGACAATGATATTGCACCGCTAAAAGGAAGCGTTCATCCGGACGATTATCCGCTGCTGGCACTTTCCCTTGAACAATACCTGACCAGCCACCTCGGCTTTTTCGAGGCCTGCTACCGCCTCAAACGCAAAGACGGCAGCTGGATGTGGGTGCTTGACCGGGGAAAAGCCGTTGAATTTGATCTTCAGGGCAATCCGACGCGCATCACAGGCACCTTAAGGGATATTTCGGATCTAAAATCCCATGAACAGGCGCTGATAAAACTCAATGCCGAGCTGGAACTTAGGGTGGAAAAACGCACGGCCGCCTTAAAAGTGGCCAACAGGGAATTGCAGGATAAAATCGAAGAATTGAAAGACCTGCAACTGACGCTGGTGGAGGTTGAAAAAATCGCTTCCCTTGCCCGGCTGGTTTCAGGCATTGCCCATGAGATCAATACGCCGCTGGGCATTACCATTACCGCGGTAAGCGCCTTAAAAGAATTAACCGAGGCTTTTATCGGCAGTTTTCATGCTCAAAAATTAACCCGTTCTGAAATGGAAAATTTCATCAGCAGGCTGCAAACCAGCTGTGAATTAATTGAAAATAATGCCGCCCGCTCATCAGCCCTGATCCAAACCTTTAAACAGGTTTCAGTTGACCAGAGCAGTGAAAACGCAAAAAACTTTGATTTACAGGGCTGCATAGAACAGGCATTTACCGGCTTTAAAAGCCAGCTGGCCCAGGGAGAGCACAGCTACAGTATTGCCTGTCCCCGGAGCATTACCATATTCAGTTACCCCGAAAGCCTTATTCAGGTTATGGCAATCTTGATAGAAAACTCCCTGTTCCATGGCTTTGAAAAAACTAAGGGAGGCGTTATCAGGATAACGCTGAGCAAAAACCAGGACAGGGTCTATATCGAATATCAGGATAATGGCCAGGGCATCAAACAAGAAGATATCGACCAGCTGTTTGAGCCTTTTTATACTACAAAACGTAATAAAAATTTTACCGGCCTTGGCTTACATATTGCCTATAACCAGGTAAGCCATCGCCTGGGGGGCAGTATCTTTTACCAGATGCCGCCGCCGGAAACCGGGGCCGCCTTTACCATTTGCATTCCCGCAGACATCAGCCGTAAAGTTTAA